One genomic segment of Helianthus annuus cultivar XRQ/B chromosome 14, HanXRQr2.0-SUNRISE, whole genome shotgun sequence includes these proteins:
- the LOC110904085 gene encoding 30S ribosomal protein S21, chloroplastic yields MASSALANFLSIFTPFKSPPQPVKAPPSHLSLSTDSSSNNKHAVTSNSSSSSSSSASNSSLPGDLMSVVCPSFAYANTLYFRSAYNVQVIVEDNEPEEKLLGRFRREVMKAGVIQECKRRRYFENKQEEKKRKHREAAKRNRRRRGPFRNFNDEKTESVNKKKDDDNDNWEMPEDSPLN; encoded by the exons ATGGCGTCCTCAGCTTTAGCCAATTTCTTATCCATTTTCACACCATTTAAGTCGCCACCACAGCCGGTCAAAGCTCCACCGTCGCACCTCTCACTCTCCACCGACTCCTCTTCCAACAACAAACATGCCGTCACTTCCAattcctcttcttcttcatcatcgtcAGCTTCCAATTCCTCTCTACCTGGTGATTTGATGTCGGTGGTTTGTCCGTCATTCGCGTACGCTAACACGCTGTACTTCAGATCGGCGTACAACGTTCAGGTAATCGTGGAGGATAACGAGCCTGAGGAGAAGCTGCTGGGACGGTTCCGTAGGGAAGTTATGAAGGCTGGAGTCATTCAGGAGTGTAAGCGTCGTAGGTATTTTGAGAATAAACAGGAGGAGAAGAAGCGGAAGCATCGTGAGGCTGCTAAGCGCAATCGACGCAG ACGTGGCCCATTCAGAAACTTTAATGATGAAAAGACGGAAAGTGTGAACAAGAAGAAGGATGACGATAACGATAACTGGGAAATGCCTGAAGACAGTCCTCTAAATTGA
- the LOC110904084 gene encoding uncharacterized RNA methyltransferase pc1998: MLPFCPTAGKDVCFVTHLSIPAPPLRHRRPKMSVFFLSAPPSISVLSHRSTTTTSVTCCSSLQTLPQPLSHPQPSLSSPLSSNSLLTNSKTSSGCSLNCPHFDSCSGCTHEDNLHRPVVLQEATTFFKKLGVSDFTFDTCRLWGWRCRAKLAIRGSSTDPLIGLYEEGTHNVVDIPDCKAHHPNINAAVELLKKGIKILNIEPYDEDERTGYLRYVQMAVTTYNTSLPASERYRSGRVQVSLVWNARSETSASSEKLNNLATFLWRNGGPNSEVHLIHSVWANFQTSTNNVIFGNRWRHLLGERDFWEHVGGIDVYLPPSSFGQANTRAFDSLLQKLHKYVPIGSSVTDLYAGAGVIGLSLASTRKCRSVRCVEINKESKLAFEKTIDRLPSSLDSSISWHHADTSIEPLSWLVGSDILVVDPPRKGLDPSLIGALRDIKSAERKAMTLESPTFKAKDEKRPWILRAREDSVQIPSRTTQEENRSLPQTLIYISCGWESFKENCTALLSSKAWHLSKAHGFNFFPGTQSIEILAVFKRGPGASVKKKKSGKKKKKNKLEKQS, encoded by the exons ATGTTACCATTTTGCCCAACGGCCGGAAAAGATGTTTGTTTTGTGACACATTTATCCATTCCCGCGCCACCACTACGCCACCGCCGACCAAAAATGTCCGTCTTCTTCCTCTCTGCTCCGCCGTCCATCTCTGTCTTAAGCCACCGctctaccaccaccacctccgTCACCTGCTGCTCCTCTCTTCAGACACTACCGCAACCACTATCGCATCCACAACCGTCATTATCTTCACCGTTATCGTCAAATTCATTGCTTACAAACTCTAAAACTTCCTCAGGATGCTCGCTCAACTGTCCTCACTTCGATTC GTGTTCAGGGTGTACTCACGAGGATAATCTCCATCGTCCGGTTGTATTACAAGAGGCCACTACCTTCTTTAAGAAGCTCGGTGTCTCCGATTTCACTTTCGATACTTGTAGGCTG TGGGGATGGAGGTGCCGAGCGAAACTCGCCATTCGCGGGTCATCAACTGATCCTCTGATTGGGCTCTATGAAGAGGGTACACACAATGTAGTTGATATACCTGATTGCAAAG CACATCATCCAAACATAAATGCTGCAGTGGAGCTGCTGAAAAAAG GTATAAAGATTCTAAACATCGAACCTTATGATGAAGACGAACGGACTGGTTATCTGAGATATGTTCAG ATGGCTGTCACTACATACAACACATCTCTCCCTGCTTCTGAAAGATATAGAAGTG GTAGAGTACAAGTTTCTTTAGTTTGGAACGCACGAAGTGAGACGTCGGCAAGTTCAGAAAAGCTAAACAACTTAGCTACG TTCTTGTGGAGAAATGGGGGCCCAAACAGTGAAGTTCATTTAATTCATTCTGTTTGGGCAAACTTCCAAACATCAACTAACAAT GTAATTTTCGGAAATAGATGGAGGCATCTATTAGGAGAAAGAGATTTCTGGGAGCATGTTGGAGGGATCGATGTTTATTTGCCTCCATCGAGCTTCGGTCAAGCAAATACAAGG GCCTTTGATTCGTTGCTTCAAAAACTACATAAATATGTCCCTATTGGTTCATCGGTGACTGACTTATATGCTGGAGCTGGAGTCATTGGATTATCACTGGCTTCCACAAGGAAATGCAG GTCAGTTAGATGCGTTGAGATTAATAAAGAATCTAAGCTTGCTTTTGAGAAGACAATTGACCGGTTGCCAAGCTCCCTTGACAGCAGCATTAGCTGGCATCATGCTGACACTTCAATC GAACCACTTTCTTGGCTTGTGGGGTCAGATATTCTTGTGGTTGACCCTCCTAGAAAGGGGCTTGACCCGTCTTTGATTGGTGCTTTACGGGACATTAAATCAGCAGAGCGTAAAGCCATGACACTTGAAAG CCCAACCTTCAAGGCGAAAGATGAAAAAAGACCTTGGATATTACGTGCAAGAGAAGATTCAGTTCAGATTCCTAGCAGAACCACACAAGAAGAAAATCGGTCATTACctcaaacacttatatatataagtTGTGGCTGGGAAAGCTTCAAAGAG AATTGCACGGCCTTATTGTCAAGCAAGGCCTGGCATTTGAGTAAAGCCCATGGTTTCAATTTCTTTCCTGGTACCCAGAG CATTGAAATTTTGGCTGTATTTAAGCGAGGACCTGGAGCAAGTGTCAAGAAAAAGAAATCCgggaagaagaaaaagaagaataaaCTCGAGAAACAATCCTAA